A region of the Vidua chalybeata isolate OUT-0048 chromosome 7, bVidCha1 merged haplotype, whole genome shotgun sequence genome:
TTCCTGGCGCTGCTCACAATTTACAGGTGAACAACGTGACATCTTCTGTCACAGATCCTCCTGCTCACTGATACTCTGGCTTGGAAAAACTGGCTGGAAACATTTTGTCCACAGGGGATTATTGAATTATCTACTGACAGGCAATCTACTGACATCTTTTCTGATGTGAGACCAACATCTGCCTTGGGGCAAACAAGCTTTTTGTGGCCTTTCATGCTTTTCAGTCCACATGTAAGCAGTGATctgctggagaggcagatgTGATgtggaaagctgcagctgaagtCTCACACACAGTTAATTGTTGGAGAGCTCTTGGTCACATGCCCAGTGACAGTGTCTTAAATAAACTTGCCATGCAACTTGTATTACTGAATTAATATTGCCAGCAGTTCTTGACACACCGTTACAGCCTGTTATTATTTTCTCCTCAAATAAATTGTTACAGTGTGTGGTAGGTCAGAGAACTCTTCTGGCCAAGTGCTGTTGGCACAGTTGGGCAGTGTCTCCTCTGAGAGGTACCAGCTTGAGCTGAAgatgctgaggagctgctttttAGCCCTTCCCTGGCTGAGTTTCTGtgcctaaataaataaataaacactgGTAGTGGTTTAGCTCGTTTATTGCACTGGATCACAGAGAGAGTGGTCTTGGGCAAGGCTGAGATGTGGAAGGGCACTGCTGCCCActtgcctgtggcagggagAGTACTGGGATTTGTTCTAAAGGCTTTTTTCAGGGCTTTCTTTTGCTCCTGGTTTTCCAGGTTTTTGTTTCAAGGTGCTCTCAAAGCACACAGGGCAGCTCAGTAGCAGAGGTTTTTAAATTAGCATTTGGTATAGCCACAAGTTAAGGGCAGAGATAAGATAGTGCTGTTTGTCTATTAAGAATGGAATATGTTTCATCAGGCCTATTAACTGCTGTTATTGCAGTGCTGATTGAATTACTGAGAGTGTTCTACCTGGTGTGTCACCCCTTCAAGGTTTTATTAGGTGTACAATTAATGTTTCTATTAACAGTTCTTACTGTCATGTGCAATTCACTCATATTTgttgtaaaattttatttctgctgtgttaTCTGAATGAGaacttccttctgcttttaGTAGCACCAGGAACTTCATAAAGTGAGGAAGCTAATTAGCACAATTAGTAATAAAGACATGAGCTTTGCTGAGAAGTTGAGAACTGACTATTTAGAGTGCCTGAAGGAATTGTCAGGCTTTATATCCACAGCTGAGGTGGTTTTGGAGAAGAAGGAACAATCCCCATAGGATTGGTCTAGGATCTCTACACTtacataaaaccagaaatggtTTAgtctgttaaatattttaacactttAGGTTTGGTGTACTGTTTAAAAATGGGCAACAGAAATTTTTACTGGAATTTCAGTGTAAATGCTTTTTCTCCAAATCTGGAATTTGATTGAAAAATGTCTTAATTCTTATTATCTTACCATGATATTCTGGAGGAGCTGTCTTGTATCAGTACTGTCAAGTGTCTTTGCTCTTGTTTTGCAAAGATACATCAAAGTTTCTGTGCCTATCACTCCTTCAGGTCACTTCAAATGAAACTTCCTGGATTCCTTTCATATTGGAAGTTGGAGACAAGCAACTTCTACCTGCTGTGTGTTACATGGGGAAACTTTTCAGTATAAAAAAGTGTTCTGGCAGAGAAGTGCTGGGCTGGAATTTGCTCAGTCATTTTTGGTTTGATTGCAGATGTGTGCCCAGAGTGTGTTACTTACCCAGCATTTCAATTTCTTGTGTTCCAGCCTTTAATCTGGACAATGAACAGCCAGATTATGATATGGACTCTGAGGATGAGACCCTTCTGAACAGGCTGAACAGGAAGATGGAGATCAAGCCACTGCAGTTTGAAATAATGGTTGACAGACTCGAAAAAGCCAGTTCTAGTCAGGTATGGTGTGAAGAAATCACTGGGAGGTTTTGCTGTCCTGGGGGGTGGTTCTGGGtgcttggttttatttcctgctaCAGGAGAAGTGTGTTTGTGTGAGTCTGCAGTTTCACAGAAATCACATTGCTGTCTCCTGTGTCAATATTGGTAACTTCAGATAAAACAGGTGGGGAAGGAGCttttggggctgcagggattgattttaaattttaattcctGACCACAGTGTCTCAGACACACACAGCTTGTTTTTACCACTGTTGGCCTGGAATAAGCTTGTGATGATCAGTAGGTGTAGAAATGGCTATAAACATATGAGAATCCAAATTCTGTTACACTTGTTTCTGCTGGACATGGtctttggttggtttttgaGGGTTGGAAGCACAGACAGTGAATTAACTTGTACCAGTGTTAAATCAGAGCCTGAGGTGCTCCAGGAGGGCAGTGTCTGGAGGAGGGTCTTCCAGCCCAAAATATTTACTCCAAAACTACACCTGAGGGATCAGTTTGTGCAAGTCAAGTTTGAGCAGCTGCAGTTATTTCCCAGTGAGATGAGGCTTTGTGGGAGGGAAAAATCCTTTGTGGGATCCATGGCTCTGCCTCAGTTCCTTAACCTGATTTAGTGCTGTCCATTAGAAGGccaaaatactgaatttttctCTGTCTTAGAGCAACTTCAGAAAGGCAGAGATCTCTTACTATGCtaagaaaatgggaatgaaaggaaaaacagggaataCATTGGATGGTACTTGTTGAACATGTACTTGGGTTTGTTGGAGCTTTGATCAAGACACCCCTGTTTTGGCTTTCAGTTGAGGCTGTTCTGGTGATCACTTTCCATGATCAGTATTCATCCTTCTGACGCTGGTTTCACCTTTCTTTGCTGGGAGTAATGAAGTTCAATTTAAGATTTGAAGatgcttttcaaaaattaagttATAAGAACACAGGTTTTTCTCTGTAGACACAAGCTGCTCTTGCAGGTTGTTGGAGCCTGGGAAGGGTTTGAGTGCTGCCTCCCAATTCCCAGTTGACATGCCTGATCCCTGGAATGTTAAACTGAGGATGTTGCTGGGAATGCCTTCCCTGCCCAGGAAGGGTTCCAGGCTTTCCTCCTGGCCATTCTGGTTTGAGCAGGGAATACAAGGACAAGCACAGGCTCAGCTTCACTTTCCCAGCTGTGCACTCAAGGCAGAGGTGATTTATTTTTGATAAGAAATATGTTAATGGAAAAAAGGgagcaaaagacaaaaaaaactgAAGTGATTTCTCTGCaatacttttccctttttttaaaaaacagttcaGTGCTTTTTAAATTCTACCACAGATTGCAAAGGTTTTATTCTGCTTGAGCTGGAATTAACACTTGCAGAGTAGCCATGGTTACACTTAGGATTTCCttaattttccaaaatgtgttgtttcctttttttgcttctcCTAATGTAGGGACAAGATTAAAGTTTGACACATTGCAAAAGTGCAAATGAAGTTGTTCAGttgatatttttcaaattatggGGCAAATGCTTTTTAAGTAATACTaggtgctgttttctttttatttaatgaatgGGTTGAAGATTATATGAGCCTGTTAAACTAATGTACTGTTTAGTGATacttttgcatttatttagaGTCTAATTTCCATATAAAAAGCTGaacacagatttaatttttatctttaaatgaTCTGTATAGAACTACCACCTAGTGAAATAACTTAGTAAACAAGTGAACATCTTTGTGTCTCCAGGCTGGAATAAACAGGGATGGGCATTGTCCTGTTCTGTCACAAAGTAAAcatctggggggaaaaaatgaagtagTAAATTCACTTCTAGGGGAATCAACATTCAACTGTAGAGAATTACACATTAATAAAGGTTAACCAAtaagaaactttttttgtttgtgattCCCAAATCATGACCTGCAGACTGAGTAAGTTCTCTCTGTCCTGTGCATGTAGTTGTTTCAAAGTGTTTTCAGATTCCATGAAAGACTGAAGGGGTTCTAGACCATTGGAGGAAAGAGATGCTGCTGGTTCAGAAAAAATTGGGAACTCTAACTTGGGAAGAACAGCTGGTGGCTTCAATTTCCATCAGTATTTTTTCATCCCTTTACTCTGGTGCTGGAAAATAACGACGTTTATCCAGAATGTGCACGATTGGTGTGATTGTGGTGacttcccctgcagccccatctGACCTGGACCTTGTCCCTGTTCCCCTGCAGCTTGTAACCCTTCAGGAGGCCAAACTGCTGCTCAACGAGGACGATTACCTGATCAAGGCTGTCTATGACTACTGGGTGAGGAAGCGCAAGAACTGCCGGGGGCCCTCCCTCATCccccagatcaagcaggagaagAGGGATGGCTCCACCAACAACGACCCCTACGTGGCCTTCCGGAGGAGAACTGAGAAGATGCAGACCAGAAAGGTGACTTGGCAGACCCTGCTGTTGGAATTGTGCATTTCTCCCTTGGTAGGGGATAATTTGGATCCCTGTCCAGCATCTTGCGGGGGACAATTTACTGTCCATCCATTTTTTGAGCTGAAACTCAGAGCAATGCCTGGCACACAAACAACCTGCTGGGTTGgaagctttcttttctgtgggaaaaggagaaacaatTTCCCAGTTTTTGTATTTGTAGCATGGAATGATTTGAACCAGGAAATCTGTAATCACCCAGCATTTTGCTTTGTACACATGCACAGCCTTACTGTGTGGGGAAAGTGTTGTGGACTTGAATTCCTTGTTCTGACAAACTTCCACTGGGTTCTTCTCAAAGTTCTTTGCAAAGTTCTTCTCAGTTTACTCTTAAAActgggtttgtttgctttttgtggCTCTGTTTGCCAAGTAGGATCTGCTTTaagaaaagctgctttggaGTGTCCTCATGAGCCTCGTTTGCAGCAGCATTATATAACTTTATATTTGCAGTTTGTGCCTCACGGCTTTTGCTTTTGACTAAAAATTTGTTTCATCTCTCAACAGAACCGAAAGAACGATGAAGCATCTTATGAGAAGATGTTGAAATTAAGGAGGGAGTTTAGCAGAGCCATTACAATTTTGGAGATGATtaagaggagagagaaaacaaaacgGGAGCTGTTGCATTTAACATTGGAAGTTGTGGAGAAAAGGTAAAATTCCAGACTATAAAAACCaaggttttaaattttcattaaatggCTTTGAAATAATCTctcataatttatttattgtagCAGCATAAACTTCAAAAACTAAAAGAAAGGGGGGTTTGTGTAGACAGTTGGAAGACACTGGTTTGTGGCTTTCAGACATTTCTCAGTAGAAATGCAGCCCTATAGTTTTAGTCCTCCTTTTTCAGGTACCATTTGGGTGATTATGGAGGTGAAATCCTCAATGAAGTGAAGCTGAACAGACCTGAAAAAGACATGGGCACAACTCCATCATCTCTCCACAATGGGAACCACCACAAAGTTCAAGAATGTAAAGTTAAGGTaagaattttttccctgctttgagTCTCTTGTTCCTGGGATCATCGTCCCTTTGGATATGCTTTGAATTCAGACCTGTCCCTGAAGAAATAACCTGAAATTTTAGGAGTTCAAATGCTTGGGGGTGAGGCTGAGAGCTGAAGACCTCTAGAAATTTGTATTTAGCACCTGCGACACCTAGTGGTCCCAGAATTCCACACAAAGCCCGGGATGCCTGGTTCTCCAGGAATTTTGGCATTCCTCGTgttcctcctctgcttcccaagCTGAGCTCCATTACTGGAGTTCGTTTCAGTCAGGCTGTTATTGGTGAATGTTAATCCAGGGTAAATTTCAACACTTTTTATGCCTGCACTCCTTCAAATGGAGAATTTTGCAAGTGAAATAATCTTTTCAAATGGGAGCTTTGAAGTTTAATAACATTTGTGTTCAAGTGGACAGTTCAGTATCGACGGAATAATTGCTCACTGCAGAGGGCTTATGTGAGAAAAATCTTAAATAGCCAGCCCAAATACCATCACATCTGTTCCAAAGTGTCAGCTCTGTGAGAAAcaggaaacaaattaaataGTTTCTTTTGAACATGTCCAAGCAGTTCAGAAAATTGAAAATGCTGGGGAAAAATGAGATCTCAGAAAATAATTGGAAGAGGAATTTCAATGACAGTACACTGAGTGCAGTGCAGAGTGAGGAGCCTCTCAGGCAGTGACGTGGCTTGAGAGCTCTCTGATTATTAATAAATACCTGTAAAAACAATCAGAGGAAAGGTTCTGGGGTTTAATGTGTTCAGTGAATTTTGCACGATGTGTCTCAAATACCTGCAGAGCCTTTGGAAGACAAACAGCCTGTCCTGAGTAATGAAATTTGCTCATGCTTGTGGTTTtagaattttctgtttgttttccccgAGCAGCATCCTCACCACTCCTCTCTGAAGGAGGAGGTGTCCGATGTGGTCCGTCAGAAGAAGAAGTACCTGAAGAAGCCCAAGCTGGAGTGTGTGGTGACCCCTCAGCCCCTGGCTGAGCCCTTGCCCGTGCTCAGCAAGAGTGACATCAAACAGTACGACTTCCACAGCTCCGATGAGGACGAGTTCCCACAGGTAACCCCCACAATCTCAGTGAACACGGGGCAGAGATTCCTGGTAGCTGCCATTTGGTCACTCTGGCTCGTCCCAACTCTGACTATATTGAAAAGCTCCTTGTGTAAACGGAGTTTTCCTTCCAAGCTGTGATAAACATGGCAGTTCTTgttaaataaacacaaacattttaaattaatacaaTTATACAGATGTGGCAGCTGGGAGAATGACATTGTTTTCTGGTCTAGGTACCCTCACCAGTGtcagaagcagaagaagaaaatgatcCTGATGGACCATGTGCTTTCAGGAGACGAGCAGGATGCCAGTATTATGCTGTAAGAATGAGCAGTATTACGCTGTGCTGTTGGGTTTAGTGGTGGTTTCTTTGAATTCAGGTTGGCATAGTGCCAGCGTTGGAGTTCTGTTCCACTCTCACCACTAAAGCTTTGATGCTTTGGTGAGTCCAGAGACAGCTGCAGGAACATGTCCAGAGACAGCTGCAGGAACATCTCCTTTTCTGCTTGGCTCTGAAGGGTCCGAGCTGAACTTCCCACTTGCTTAGAATTCaccctcctttcttttttcccttagcCTGTGAGTTAATTCCTTTGCCAAAAGTTGTTGAGATGactgagaacttttattttcattttctccaacTTTTCCATTGCTGTTAGATGCAGAGTATTTAACAGCCTAAATAttagagtttattttttaactacTGAAGCTTTTATTGGTTAACTCAACATAAACCACATGTTCTGTCCTGAAGCCTGTGCCTGATACCCAGCAGTGCCCTAATCAAAGCACCCTTGGAGTATAAAAttgcctttcctttctccacagCCTCGTTTGGACCAAACGAATTCTTCGTATGAAAGCCCCGAATTGGCAGAGTTGGACAAACTGAGGTTCAGGCATTGCCTTACAACCCTCACAATCCCAAGGAGATGTATAGGGTTTGCAAGGAGGAGGATTGGCAGGGGTGGAAGGTACAGTTGGGTTCTTTTGAATTCTTCATTCCCCTTCAAAGGATAAAAGTATTAAAGAGAGATCCTGAAGCTCAtgattctcctcctcctctttcatCAGGGTTATCATGGACCGAATATCCACAGAACACGATCCTGTCTTGAGGCACATTGACCCGGAAATGCTGAGCAGTTTTTCAAGCTCTTCCCAGACTTTAGacttttcttctaatttttcaCGGACCAATGCTTCCAATAAACCTTGTGAAAACAGACTGTCCCTTCCTGAAATCCTAAGCAATATCAGATCATGTCGACTGCAGTGTTTCCAGCCCAGGCTACTCAATCTCCAGGACAGTGATAGCGAAGAATGTACCTCAAGGAAAGCAGGGCAGACTGTGAATAATAAAAGAGTCTCTGCAGCATCTGTAGCTTTATTGAACACCAGCAAGAATGGCATATCAGGTAGGCAAGGATTTGGCTTTTTCTGggatttaaaatactgaattttgggggtttttttgtggctgGACTGATGGGATCTTCAGCACTGGTGTGGACCTGACCACAGCTACAACCTGACATCCAGAAACTTCCCACAAACacttcttcctcctgctttgcTTCCATTAGAATTTGAAGTGCTGGATTCAGACATTATTCAAAGCAGGGATTCTGCTCATATGAAGAATTGTTTAGGTCTAATTAAATCTTAATGGCACTAATTGGCCTAACCTTGTTTAAGGCTAGAAGGATGTTCATTATGAATGCCAAACAAATCTGGTGGTTTCTTAGGGAGGGTGGGTGCGGCTCATTTTTGTTGGCACTTTTCATTTTTGACTCAGACAATTGTAGGAAGTTCCTATGTGCCCTGAGCAGGTGTGAAAAGGCCTGAAAATGGTAAAAATGTTGATAGTGGAAGCATCCAGTGatgaaaaaattgctttaagcTTAAGTTGAGCAGTGTTTGCATCACTTTCTTCATGAGCTGGAGTTGTAATGGCTCAAGTTGTAACACTGTCACTTTATAATTAGGAAAGAATCATAATCATTGATACTTCAAAAATCTGACAGATTGGAGATCCAGCAAATGAAGTCTCCTACCACAGCAAGCAGCTGAGTATATCCCTCCTCCATCCTGCTCTGTAGGCCAGGATAATTAAATAATAGAATAGACTGACTCTGAATTCTCTAATTTCTGTGGTTGAGGAATGTCCCATCTCTCTCAAAGCTGCAGGAATGGATATTTATTCTCCAATAACGTATCTCTAGAATTCCTGGGTACTGTTAAATTGTTCTGACAGAGGCACAGAATATTTATTCCATCCCAGTACTTCCCCAGCTTCTCAGTATGGTCACTGTAACCTTTAGATTGTTCTCTGCCATGAAAAGATTGGCACAGGagcattttcctgctgcatgaaaaaaaacagatacaatgtattatgtattttctataattattttttgaaagacCTTGAAGGCCTGAGGAATCACAACTGGGGCAGAAAGGGGCAGTTCAGTGTGAGGAAATTATTGATAAATACCAAGAACTGGTAGAGAAATAGCTGAGAAatgaataaaaccaaatctGATGGATTGAAGCCATTTTTTGGAGGAATAGTAATAAACTCGTGGTATAATTTTAGAAATCATCTGaggaataaatttaaattaaatggaaatcCCTCAGTAGCTGAAGTGCATTATGCATGGAATTTATGGCTGGGGAGGACCTTTTTTGTCACAGATTTAAATTACAAACCAGATCCTGCAGTTGTGGAACAGGATCAGACACAATAGACACCAGAATTCTTCCCCAAATAACTGAACCAGCAAGAGGCACTGCTGATGGGTTTTCTCACTAGTAAATAgggaataaattttaaaagggcTGGTCAGAGTCTGGTTGTGCATTAAATGAGCACAGGCATTGTGACTGCATTTATTGAAGTCATTCTCCTTGGGAAGTGATTGTTGAAATCAGTTATTTTTACAGCTGCTTTGATACTCTTTCCAGAGGAAGTGGTGTCAGTacttaaaatgatttttttttattttttattattttattttagggaGAACTGGGGAGATCCTTTGATTTTTGGTACacaagaatatttaaaatgacCTCTGTTATATTTTTCCCTGTACTAGTAAAGCAACTCTGCTATTCCTTCAAATGGATTGTatagacaattttttttttttaattttaaaagcctgtgaCTAGacttttcttcaaaataccTAATGAAAGTATGAACTCTCTTCCAAGGAGAGAGGAGCCTGGAAGTGAAAGCTGAagtgacttttttccccttttgtggTGCAGTTTTTCAGCCCAGTCAGGCTctgataaaataaaaccccctgAAGCTGCAGAGCTCTTAAgcctgctcagagctctgccttgGGACATGGTCAaagtttgctcttttttcctccaggacCCTCCAGGTGGATAAATACCTGAAATTCAGGCACATACAGGTAGAGTAAGGGAATATTGAATTCTGGATTACCTTCCCTGTATCCTGTAAGAGTATTCCATGACTTTGTGGTCTGTGACAaactgggaaggagaggagattGAAAACATGAAATCTCACCTTGCTCTTAAACAGCTTtctataaaacaaaacacattttctggGACTTGTTAACTCAGaacttaaaaatagaaatatatgtAATATTCCAGAATGCTGTTCTTGGCCCTGGTGCCTTCAGCAATGCCGTGTGTTTTGTCAGGGAATGTAGCAAGTTGAGCTGATTTAACTTGGAATTAAATTCTAGGTAAGAATCTGCAAGAGGAACAAAGTAAAgctaaatgcaaaataaactcAGGTTGGAAATTATAATATTGCTAGAGTTTAAGaggagtaatttttaaataattggaCTTTTAAGTGCTCTCCTAATATGGTTGAAACCTGCTTTAATAATGTTGCAGTAAAGAAGTTTCAGTTCTAATTTCTAAGCAATCCTGATTCTGGTATTTTTTCCCAATGGAATTTCAGGAGAACCCTGAGTACTAAAAGTGGTAAATGGAAGAGGCAAACCCTGCAAGATGGATAAAACTCTGTTTAAATGTTAGCTCAGTGTCCCTGGATAGGAGGATGTTCCTGAGAATCCAGGTGTTTGAGGTGCAGCACAGCTTCAGTCCTGCAAAAACAGAGCTGAGGATAAAGTGTTGAAATGCATTCATGGGAATCTTTGAGAAGTGAATTCCCTCTTCTCTTGCTCCCCAGAGAATCAGTTCCTGGGTTAACTGCACACAGCTCAGCTTTTAGCATCAAACCCCTGTCAGTACTTTCAGTTTACCAAGTGTGCAAATTCTCCAGGGGGAGAATATTAAAACCAGCTTTTCTAACTTCATTCCCTTCATGTGTTGGGACTGTGAGATTACTGGGGTGGCATTAACCTGGTTCCCAAAAATAAACTTATTGTGGCACCCCTAAACTCTCAGTGCATTTAAAACAAGAATTGGCAGAGAAAATCCCCCATGCCAGATGTGTGCTTCCCTCAGGGTCCTTTCTGCTGTTGGCAAAGGGCCACaaggggctgtgggaagggaaatTGTCCAGGAATCTGCCAGTGTTCACTGGGAGAGAAGgcacccagctcagcccagggtgCTTTGTCCTCAGCTCTGATTTTTAGGCTGTGCTTCTTTCCTGAAAGCCAGGAAAATCATTTCTCTTGAGCTTTTGCCTAAAGCTCAAGGGGGATAAAACCACCAAAGATAGAAACTGcttaaaagcaacaaaagctCTGAATTCTTTTGTTACAAATCAATTCCATGAAAgaacccaacaaacaaacacagcttGACCTCTCCTTTACATAATCTGTGAAGATTCTGGGTGCATCTGACATGATTTCTGTCATCTTCAGCCACCTTAGCTGCACTCTTGCCTTTTCCACGTGTGTTTTGTGTAACTGTGGCTCCTTTCTTTCCCGTAGTCACAGGGGGCATCACAGAGGAGCAGTTCCAGACACACCAACAGCAGTTAGTGCAgatgcagaggcagcagctggcccagctgcagcagaagcagcaatcTCAGCATTCCTCCCAACAGCCACATCTGAAAGCACAGGTACTGCTCCCACCCTGCATGTTCCTTTTGTTCTCTTACCAACCAAATGTGACACCCCAGCAAGTGGGGGATGTTTTGGAGGGAATTTAAAACACTTTGCTCGGGGCTTTTTTAACAAGTTGGCTGCATTTTACCAGTTGAGGATGAGACTTTGTAGCTGAATGTGTTACCTGCATCCACAGAGTTACCAGTGTGAAAATGCCAGTGTGTGCTCTCAACTCTCTCTGTTTGCACTGGTTTTGTCCTCCTGCCTGTAAGTGCTCTGAAGAGACTTTATTAAAATTAACCTTCTGAGGTAATGTGTTCTGTTATGAACAGATATTCAGCAAGCACTAAAAATTGGTACctctgagaggaaaaagagagttTTGCATATTCTGGCTTCTAAAagaatcccatt
Encoded here:
- the EPC2 gene encoding enhancer of polycomb homolog 2, encoding MSKLSFRARALDAAKPLPIYRGKDMPDLNDCVSINRAVPQMPTGMEKEEESEHHLQRAISAQQVFREKKESMVIPVPEAESNVNYYNRLYKGEFKQPKQFIHIQPFNLDNEQPDYDMDSEDETLLNRLNRKMEIKPLQFEIMVDRLEKASSSQLVTLQEAKLLLNEDDYLIKAVYDYWVRKRKNCRGPSLIPQIKQEKRDGSTNNDPYVAFRRRTEKMQTRKNRKNDEASYEKMLKLRREFSRAITILEMIKRREKTKRELLHLTLEVVEKRYHLGDYGGEILNEVKLNRPEKDMGTTPSSLHNGNHHKVQECKVKHPHHSSLKEEVSDVVRQKKKYLKKPKLECVVTPQPLAEPLPVLSKSDIKQYDFHSSDEDEFPQVPSPVSEAEEENDPDGPCAFRRRAGCQYYAPRLDQTNSSYESPELAELDKLRFRHCLTTLTIPRRCIGFARRRIGRGGRVIMDRISTEHDPVLRHIDPEMLSSFSSSSQTLDFSSNFSRTNASNKPCENRLSLPEILSNIRSCRLQCFQPRLLNLQDSDSEECTSRKAGQTVNNKRVSAASVALLNTSKNGISVTGGITEEQFQTHQQQLVQMQRQQLAQLQQKQQSQHSSQQPHLKAQGSSTSDCMSKTLDSASAHFAASAVVSAPGPGRSEGAKEQNTSHNNINGVVQPSGNSRTLYSTNMALSSSPGISTVQLVRTVGHSTTNHLIPALCTSSPQPLPMNNSCLPSAVHLNNVSVVSPVNVHINTRTSAPSPTALKLATVAASMDRVPKVTPSSAISSIARENHEPERLGLNGIAETTVAMEVT